A stretch of DNA from Verrucomicrobiota bacterium:
ACGTGAGCCCACTTGGGATTCTTTCCTCCTCCCAGGTTTTCGAAGAATCCAATATAACCGGCTGTGTTTCCACAAATGATATCGTCGTCACCGTCGTTGTCCCAATCGACACCGAACGGCGTGGCCAGGGCACCAAACTTCACGTCCCGAGCCTTCTGTTGAAAGTAAACCGGTTGTTCAAAGATGGGAGTGCCGTCCCATTCGATACCTTTGCCTTCGAGTAGTGCAACCCGGCCATCCTCATCTCCGCAGATCAAATCCATATCCCCATCCCGGTCCCAGTCGAAGGCCACCGGCACGATCATTTGCAGATTCATGGTGAGCGCTTCGCCTCCGTGCATCAGGGTCTTTCCAGGCGCATAGACGGGCTTCGTGCGTGAACCGGTATTTTCGAAATAGGTAAAAGTATCCCGGAATTCCCCGCAAAGAAGATCCAGGTCGCCATCGTGGTCGAAATCGGCAAAGTTGGGCGAAGGCCAACCATAGGTGTCCACCGGATCTTTTCCGGCCATGACCTGCTGCGATTTATCGTACGTTGGCTTGGCGTTTGAACCCAGGTTCCGCAGCCAGAACACATATCCATGCAGCGGGCCATTCGTCCATTCGCCCTTTTCATTGTAGGCATCGTCCCAACCGTAGTCGGTCCAGACACCCAGGCCTACCATCAGGTCCTGAAGGCCGTCGCCGTCGTAATCGACATACTTCCATTGCTTGGCCCGGATTCT
This window harbors:
- a CDS encoding VCBS repeat-containing protein → MFLTFPFFSGSTSAAEPQLEPLQYNNPGLVVDLGVGLWAWPMPMDFDGDGDYDLVVVCPDKPFNGTYFFENKSGNARLPVFEPPVRISKGLQNVQVSYVDGKPRVLSPGVEHADFFKQGLESEEPLPVDQKAIFETEGRIRAKQWKYVDYDGDGLQDLMVGLGVWTDYGWDDAYNEKGEWTNGPLHGYVFWLRNLGSNAKPTYDKSQQVMAGKDPVDTYGWPSPNFADFDHDGDLDLLCGEFRDTFTYFENTGSRTKPVYAPGKTLMHGGEALTMNLQMIVPVAFDWDRDGDMDLICGDEDGRVALLEGKGIEWDGTPIFEQPVYFQQKARDVKFGALATPFGVDWDNDGDDDIICGNTAGYIGFFENLGGGKNPKWAHVKYLKAGGHTIRIQAGPNGSIQGPAEAKWGYTTQTVADWDNDGLLDIIVNSIWG